From Salvia splendens isolate huo1 chromosome 3, SspV2, whole genome shotgun sequence, a single genomic window includes:
- the LOC121796632 gene encoding xylan glycosyltransferase MUCI21-like, protein MKGDVRTDPATSSITLYRSNHTAYGGGRQEAIQHEKIRPYTRKWESHVMHTIDELDLLVKTGSGAHHSCDVVHDVPAVFFSTGGFTGNLYHEFNDGITPLYITSQEFNKKVVFVILEYHYWWITKYGDILSQLSDYPPIDFSNDTRVHCFPEAIVGLRIHNELSVDPALMPGQNRTISDFHDLLDRSYQPRISSIIQDEEREAGTAIHVHRLTRPKLVIVARNGSRAITNQDALVRLAEEIGFFVEVLKPERSTELAKIYRVLNSSDVVVGVHGAAMTHFLFMKPGSVFIQVIPLGTDWAAATYYGEPAMKLGLNYIGYKILAKESSLYQDYSKDDPILMDPDSVNKKGWEFTKKIYLDSQNVRLDLGRFQKRLLRAYYFTRARKNRRMRRLSV, encoded by the coding sequence ATGAAAGGGGATGTAAGAACTGACCCTGCCACCTCCTCCATCACTCTCTACCGTTCCAACCACACCGCCTATGGCGGCGGGCGGCAGGAGGCCATCCAACACGAAAAGATTAGGCCATACACAAGAAAATGGGAAAGCCATGTCATGCACACCATTGACGAACTAGACCTCCTTGTCAAGACAGGCTCAGGGGCCCACCACAGCTGTGACGTCGTCCACGACGTCCCGGCTGTGTTCTTCTCCACCGGAGGCTTCACGGGCAATCTCTACCACGAGTTCAACGACGGGATCACCCCCCTCTACATAACCTCCCAAGAGTTCAACAAGAAGGTTGTGTTTGTGATTCTTGAATATCACTACTGGTGGATCACAAAGTATGGTGACATATTGTCTCAGCTCTCCGATTACCCGCCTATAGATTTCAGCAACGACACCAGGGTCCACTGCTTCCCCGAGGCCATCGTGGGGCTGAGAATCCACAATGAGCTCAGCGTTGATCCTGCCTTGATGCCAGGCCAGAATAGGACCATATCCGACTTTCATGACCTCTTGGACCGCTCCTACCAGCCTCGTATCAGCAGCATCATTCAAGACGAGGAGCGTGAGGCAGGAACTGCGATACACGTGCATCGGTTAACCAGGCCTAAACTGGTCATAGTAGCCAGGAATGGCTCCAGAGCTATAACCAATCAAGATGCATTGGTGAGACTTGCAGAGGAGATTGGATTCTTTGTGGAAGTTCTCAAGCCTGAGAGGAGCACCGAGCTTGCTAAAATATACCGGGTTCTCAACTCAAGTGACGTTGTGGTTGGGGTCCACGGTGCTGCCATGACTCACTTCCTCTTCATGAAGCCTGGTTCAGTATTCATTCAAGTCATACCACTAGGCACAGACTGGGCTGCAGCTACTTACTATGGGGAGCCGGCTATGAAGCTTGGGTTGAACTACATTGGCTACAAGATTCTTGCTAAAGAGAGCTCATTGTATCAAGATTACAGCAAGGATGATCCTATTCTGATGGATCCAGACAGTGTGAACAAAAAGGGATGGGAATTCACCAAGAAAATCTATCTTGATTCCCAAAATGTGAGGTTGGATCTTGGGAGGTTTCAAAAGCGCTTGCTTCGCGCCTACTACTTCACCAGAGCTCGAAAAAATAGGCGTATGCGCCGACTATCTGTGTAA
- the LOC121793766 gene encoding MADS-box transcription factor 23-like isoform X1, which produces MGRGKIEIKKIENVNSRQVTFSKRRGGLLKKANELAVLCDAQVAVIIFSGTGKLYEFASSCMEQIVARYHQTRGRLQLAAADVQPDNQVILHEQPTVEIEALRHEIEELHLMNRRMMGKELDELTYNELHKLEHQLAEGLLSIKDRKEKLILEQMERSNQQEKKIALQNEALLEKIEELRQQARVSSNIENHLSLSKDCCLSSSSMHEWRSKEVASDTSLRLGISPISAIASEATKMPKLEKSNDVMHLD; this is translated from the exons ATGGGGAGAGGAAAAATAGAGATTAAGAAGATCGAAAACGTGAATAGCCGTCAAGTGACGTTCTCGAAACGGCGCGGCGGATTGCTGAAGAAGGCGAACGAGTTGGCCGTTCTCTGCGACGCTCAGGTCGCCGTTATCATCTTCTCCGGCACCGGAAAACTCTACGAGTTCGCCAGTTCTTG CATGGAGCAAATTGTGGCGAGGTACCACCAAACCCGTGGACGCCTACAACTTGCCGCAGCTGATGTGCAACCAGATAATCAGGTTATTTTG cATGAACAACCGACGGTTGAGATCGAAGCCCTCAGGCATGAGATCGAAGAGCTTCATTTGATGAACAG ACGAATGATGGGAAAAGAGCTCGATGAGTTGACCTACAACGAATTGCATAAATTAGAGCATCAGCTTGCAGAAGGACTTCTCTCTATTAAAGATAGAAAA GAGAAATTAATCTTGGAGCAGATGGAAAGATCAAATCAACag gaaaagaaaattGCGCTGCAAAATGAGGCCCTGCTAGAAAAg ATTGAGGAGCTTAGACAGCAAGCAAGGGTAAGCAGCAATATTGAAAATCATTTGAGTTTGAGCAAAGATTGTTGCCTTAGTTCGAGTTCAATGCATGAATGGAGATCCAAGGAAGTTGCTTCAGATACTTCATTGCGTTTAGG AATTTCACCTATTTCTGCTATTGCTTCGGAGGCTACGAAAATGCCGAAGCTGGAAAAATCCAACGATGTCATGCATCTGGATTAA
- the LOC121793766 gene encoding MADS-box transcription factor 23-like isoform X2 yields the protein MGRGKIEIKKIENVNSRQVTFSKRRGGLLKKANELAVLCDAQVAVIIFSGTGKLYEFASSCMEQIVARYHQTRGRLQLAAADVQPDNQVILHEQPTVEIEALRHEIEELHLMNRRMMGKELDELTYNELHKLEHQLAEGLLSIKDRKEKLILEQMERSNQQIEELRQQARVSSNIENHLSLSKDCCLSSSSMHEWRSKEVASDTSLRLGISPISAIASEATKMPKLEKSNDVMHLD from the exons ATGGGGAGAGGAAAAATAGAGATTAAGAAGATCGAAAACGTGAATAGCCGTCAAGTGACGTTCTCGAAACGGCGCGGCGGATTGCTGAAGAAGGCGAACGAGTTGGCCGTTCTCTGCGACGCTCAGGTCGCCGTTATCATCTTCTCCGGCACCGGAAAACTCTACGAGTTCGCCAGTTCTTG CATGGAGCAAATTGTGGCGAGGTACCACCAAACCCGTGGACGCCTACAACTTGCCGCAGCTGATGTGCAACCAGATAATCAGGTTATTTTG cATGAACAACCGACGGTTGAGATCGAAGCCCTCAGGCATGAGATCGAAGAGCTTCATTTGATGAACAG ACGAATGATGGGAAAAGAGCTCGATGAGTTGACCTACAACGAATTGCATAAATTAGAGCATCAGCTTGCAGAAGGACTTCTCTCTATTAAAGATAGAAAA GAGAAATTAATCTTGGAGCAGATGGAAAGATCAAATCAACag ATTGAGGAGCTTAGACAGCAAGCAAGGGTAAGCAGCAATATTGAAAATCATTTGAGTTTGAGCAAAGATTGTTGCCTTAGTTCGAGTTCAATGCATGAATGGAGATCCAAGGAAGTTGCTTCAGATACTTCATTGCGTTTAGG AATTTCACCTATTTCTGCTATTGCTTCGGAGGCTACGAAAATGCCGAAGCTGGAAAAATCCAACGATGTCATGCATCTGGATTAA